Part of the Hallerella porci genome is shown below.
AAAATGTTTTTGTCGCAGTCAGTCGATTCTCCATTCCGAAAACTCCTTTGGATTCGAGCGTTTCGGTAACGCTTTTTCTCGATTTGGCGACGACTCTTTCGGGTGAAATTCAATCTGATAAATCGCCGATTGTTTTGCAAATTCGCGGTACCTCATTTTGGACGGTTGCCGATTCCCTCGGGCATTTTACATTTGACGTCGTTCCCCAAGGAAAATTTGACATTGTAATGCTTTGCCAAGGAGAAATTCTTTCGGAACAAGAAGTTGAAATTCAAGAAGAAAACGAAAAAGTTTTCTTCAAAGATTCGACGATGAAAGAAATTCCGATGGATACAATTCCGCAAGATACAACTCCCGAAGTGAAAGCGTATGTCTTGGACGATTTTGAAGACAGTACTTTGCTTTGGTATCGTTCTACTTCGAAATATGCGACGGCAAAATTGGAACGCGATTCGGCAGGACTTGGCCGAAAAGGATTCGTTGCGCATTTTAGCAGCACGAATGATTCCGTCGGCAATTGGGCTTTGATGGGACGCTATATCGGCGAAACCGATATGAGTCATGTAGATTCGGTGACATTCTGGGCGCGCGGAGAAGTGAATGGAAAAATTTCTTTTGCCTTTGATGTTTTAGCCGATAGTACTGCGACTTATGACAGCGGCAAATCGTGGCAACATTTTGAATTGGATTCTGTGTGGACGCATTATACAGTAACGCCTGAAATTCTTCTCCCCGCAGATAGCATCGGCGGAAATATCGGCTGGGATGCCGTGAAAACTCACGTCACGAACATTTCGTTCTTCGGTGGCGCGGGCGGTGAATTTTGGCTAGACGATGTCGTATTTTATACTTCGGAAAAAGTTGAAAAATAAAAAAACGCGAAAGTTGGGCTCAACTTTCGCAGTTTAGTTTAACGCGCTTTTTTATAAGGCTTTAATTTCGTCAATCGAGAGACCGGTGACTTCGGCAATCGTTTCAACGGAAACGCCTTTTTTCAAGAAACCTTTGGCGAGGGAACGCGTATTTTGGCGAATTCCTTCCGCACGGCCTTTGGAAAGCCCCAGAGAAAGTCCTTCCTTACGCCCTTTGGAAAGTCC
Proteins encoded:
- a CDS encoding CIA30 family protein, with amino-acid sequence MKWIWVMSLVALSGVIAACSNDTTAGSTFETENSIAKILLKNADGTPAAKKSVAIRDENALISIEKNSNSYSVWDSISSVYETDENGIAWVRQIASGNYIVEALEYSNQNVFVAVSRFSIPKTPLDSSVSVTLFLDLATTLSGEIQSDKSPIVLQIRGTSFWTVADSLGHFTFDVVPQGKFDIVMLCQGEILSEQEVEIQEENEKVFFKDSTMKEIPMDTIPQDTTPEVKAYVLDDFEDSTLLWYRSTSKYATAKLERDSAGLGRKGFVAHFSSTNDSVGNWALMGRYIGETDMSHVDSVTFWARGEVNGKISFAFDVLADSTATYDSGKSWQHFELDSVWTHYTVTPEILLPADSIGGNIGWDAVKTHVTNISFFGGAGGEFWLDDVVFYTSEKVEK